The proteins below come from a single Xyrauchen texanus isolate HMW12.3.18 chromosome 1, RBS_HiC_50CHRs, whole genome shotgun sequence genomic window:
- the stard5 gene encoding stAR-related lipid transfer protein 5, whose translation MDYIDTARSVEDRLASYRKDESGWKICKKTNDVVVYWRPSSEFPGNVYKGEGIVSGSPEKVWDCLKPEINGLRVKWDANIKKFELLEQVSGDVMVCRTATPSAAMGIISPRDFVDVISIKHDEDGTVSSNATNVCHPNCPPQPRYVRGFNHPCGCTCVPIPGEPGKTQLFSFFQTDLGGLLPRSVVDSFFPTSMVEFYNNLAKAVKSLK comes from the exons ATGGATTATATAGATACGGCCAGATCAGTTGAAGATCGTCTTGCGAGCTACAGAAAAGACGAATCCGGATGGAAAATATGCAAGAAAACT aATGACGTCGTGGTGTATTGGCGACCCTCTAGTGAATTCCCGGGGAATGT GTATAAGGGGGAGGGGATTGTCAGTGGCAGTCCAGAGAAAGTATGGGATTGCTTGAAACCTGAAATCAATGGACTTCGTGTGAAATGGGAcgcaaatataaaaaagtttgagCTACTTGAGCAGGTGTCTGGG GATGTTATGGTCTGTCGAACTGCAACTCCATCAGCAGCTATGGGTATTATATCGCCTCGAGACTTTGTCGATGTAATTTCCATCAAGCACGATGAGGACGGCACAGTGTCATCAAATG cTACCAATGTATGCCATCCAAACTGTCCTCCGCAACCAAGGTACGTCAGAGGCTTCAATCATCCGTGTGGCTGTACCTGTGTTCCAATTCCTGG GGAGCCAGGAAAAACGCAGCTGTTCAGCTTTTTTCAGACCGATCTTGGAGGTTTGCTTCCCCGCTCAGTTGTTGATTCGTTTTTCCCCACAAGTATGGTGGAGTTTTACAACAACCTGGCCAAAGCAGTGAAATCGCTAAAATAG